AAGGGCCAGGGCAGGTGTCCTcagcctccccctgctccccacagcGGAAACCCCAGGCTCGGGGGCATTCTGTCTCAGGCCCAGGGCGCCAGGGCACCCCACTGCACGGGGAATGAGACCTCTGGGGCCGCCCACTCTCTTGTCCGGGCCGGGCTGGCCTTGTCCTCGCTCATGTCATGGGAGCCCGGGGCGGGGCTGGCAGTGGACGTCCATTCCGGGGCAGGAGCCACTACCTCCAGGAGTTCTCCCTCATTGGGGCAACTGTGGGAAGGACATAGGCtgaggggcctggggaggccccAGGAAGACCTTGTCCCGCCCGAAGGGGGGAAGGCAGACATACTCTCTGGGCTCAGGCTGGACACTAGAGTGGGATTCTGGGCGGTTCTCGCGAGGGGCTCTTCTCTGGCCGGAGGCAGAAGGTCCTACGGGGAGAGTAGGTCAGCTTGGAGCTCGGCCGGGCCTCCCCCCCACCGGCCTCCCTCCAGGACCACTCTGACCTGTGTGCTGGGGGGGCCCCTGTCTGGCCGCGGGGGTGGTGGCAGCGCAGCCCCCGTCTGCTGGATGAACTGCTGCAGGTTACACTGACGGAGCTCCCGGTTCAGCTCCTCGAGTTCCTGGGCTTGGGCCTGGGGCACATGGATCCTCAGGGGACCGACCTTGAGCCCAACCCCAACATGGGCAGGGGCTCGGGGGCCCGTGGGCTTACCTGCAGGGCATGCTCGGCTGCCTCCAGGGCCCTGCTCACCAGGGCCAGGCTGCCTTGCACCTCCGCACTCTGCCGCTCCTGGGCAGCCAGGTCCTGGCGCAGGCGTTCAGTGGCCGACGCTGTGGGCGAGGACGGCCCAGGGGCCTCCGAGGCCAGATGCAGTTCAGCTTCCAGGGCACGGGCCTGGGCATCCAGGGCCTGTAGCCGGGCGGCATGCTCGGCGGTGGCGGCGCTCAGGGCTTGCAGGCGCGCCTGCCCCTCACGCTCCCGCGCCTGCTCCCGCCGCAGCTCCTGCTCCCAGAAGGCCTCCTGACCCAGCTCCACCGCGTTCCTCCGCACCCTgcgctccaggccctgcaggtcCACGCAGGAGCCTGGCATCGGTGATACGGGGGCCACAGGCTCCGGCAGCGCGGGGCTGGTCAGCCCAGGGCACCCGAGGCTGAGGGTCAGTGCCTTGCGCTGCTCCTGGCCCAGCGCCGGCCGGGACTTCGAGGGGAGGCTGGCACGGACTGAGCAGCGCTCGGGAGGGGGGCAGCTGTCTGAGGAAGGCCTCCCAGCGAGGCTGGGCCCTGTCCGCCTCAGGACAAACTGGACATCACTGGCAAACTGTCCACAGGTAGCCTGGGCACCCACCGGACACTCCTGAGGCAGCAGCTGCCGCTCCTTTTCTCTGAGACGCTGCACAAGCACAAAGCGGCCCGTCTGGCCTGGGGTAGGAGAACACGGATCAGCCTACGTCCCTCCCCCGATGGCACACACCCTCCGTCCACCTGGCTtgaggagttgggggagggcagggggatcAGCAGCCAGCCCCACCCTCCCGGGGGCAGGGGCCGGGTCCAGGCCCACCTCAGGCCCACCTGTCGGCCCACCGTGCCTGGAAGGACTCACCTATGGCTTGCGCTAGTGCGATGACCACTTCCTGACAGGTGGTGTGCTCCGAGACCCCACAGACCACGCGCTGTATGCCGTCCACCCACACCTTCAGCTCCATGGCTGCCAGCCCCAAGAGCATCCCTGTCCGGCAGGGAGGACAGAGGCTTCAGGGTCAGGCCCCGCCTGCCCCCAGCTCGTCCGGCCGGCTCTCCCGTGCCCGTTGTCGGGGTGGACGTAGTGAGACCAGCCCCCCGGCCGCCAGCCACTGCCCCTCCAGCAGCACTTGGAAGCTCCCCGCTCCGCAGGCCGCTCTCGCCCCGCCCCACTACCGGAACAAGGCGAACCATTAACCAGGTCCAGGACTTCCTGCCTCCCCGCTCACCTGGCTCCGAGGGCACGGCCCCTCCCGCGGGACGCCGTCCTCGGGCACCGCAGGGCACCCGCAGCGAACGCGGCTCCCCGCTGCCATGGGAacgccccctcccccgcggctCACGCGGCGGCTCCCGGGGCCCCTTCCCGCTCCCGCCAGCCGCCGCGCTCGCCCCCGGGCCGCTGCAGGTGCGGCGCGGCCCCCACGGCCGCCCAGCCCGCGCCCTCTCGTCGGGGCTGCCTCCCGAGGCCGCGGCCCGCACGCGGGAGGACCTGGGGCCCGCGCGGCTCACCTGGGCGCCCGCCTGCCGCGGGGACCCACACTCCGCGGGCTGCCGCCCGGCGCCCGGCGCCGCCGCAACCTGCCGCCTCTAGCGCCGCGGGCGAGCCCCGGCTCGCCACTCCATTGGCCCGCAGCCcgagcgccccgccccgcgccgccccattggctcccgccgccgccccgcccgccctgcGCCGGCGCCCATTGGCTCCCCCGcctgcgccccgcccctcccattggctccccgcccgccccgcccccggcggcgCCCAGGTGTGGGCGGAGCTcggcggggcggaggggcgggcc
This is a stretch of genomic DNA from Canis aureus isolate CA01 chromosome 21, VMU_Caureus_v.1.0, whole genome shotgun sequence. It encodes these proteins:
- the RASSF7 gene encoding LOW QUALITY PROTEIN: ras association domain-containing protein 7 (The sequence of the model RefSeq protein was modified relative to this genomic sequence to represent the inferred CDS: inserted 1 base in 1 codon); this translates as MLLGLAAMELKVWVDGIQRVVCGVSEHTTCQEVVIALAQAIGQTGRFVLVQRLREKERQLLPQECPVGAQATCGQFASDVQFVLRRTGPSLAGRPSSDSCPPPERCSVRASLPSKSRPALGQEQRKALTLSLGCPGLTSPALPEPVAPVSPMPGSCVDLQGLERRVRRNAVELGQEAFWEQELRREQAREREGQARLQALSAATAEHAARLQALDAQARALEAELHLASEAPGPSSPTASATERLRQDLAAQERQSAEVQGSLALVSRALEAAEHALQAQAQELEELNRELRQCNLQQFIQQTGAALPPPPRPDRGPPSTQDLLPPAREEPLARTXPESHSSVQPEPRDCPNEGELLEVVAPAPEWTSTASPAPGSHDMSEDKASPARTREWAAPEVSFPVQWGALAPWA